From the genome of Rhodovastum atsumiense, one region includes:
- a CDS encoding tyrosine-type recombinase/integrase, giving the protein MTPALSMLSLAQAYLDERRRFGFVLATSGAHLLNFARFADRTGHRGPLTVQLMMDWAQGEAKRANPANWARRLGILRPFARYRALVESGTEVPCADVFNHKRRRPTPHIYTVAEIADLLAAARRLPPTGTLRPLTYETFFGLVAATGLRLSEALRLRCGDFDADGGTLTIRQTKFCKSRLVPLHPTTIAAVSQYLLARQRFISAEPNAPLFVSLSGTALAKKTVHCVFARLRAELGWVARGTLPMPRIHDLRHSFVCRRVTLWHETGADIDNAMLALSTYVGHTKVSDTYWYLTAVPDLMAVAGKRFEMFAAADAGEAKHG; this is encoded by the coding sequence ATGCTGTCCCTGGCTCAGGCCTATTTGGATGAGCGGCGGCGCTTCGGATTCGTGCTCGCCACCTCGGGTGCGCATCTGCTGAACTTTGCCCGATTTGCCGATCGGACCGGGCACCGTGGCCCACTCACCGTTCAACTCATGATGGACTGGGCACAGGGCGAGGCAAAGCGTGCCAACCCGGCCAACTGGGCGAGGCGTCTGGGGATCCTCCGCCCGTTTGCCAGGTATCGCGCGCTGGTCGAATCCGGCACGGAGGTCCCCTGTGCCGACGTCTTCAACCACAAGCGGCGACGACCCACGCCGCACATCTACACCGTCGCGGAGATTGCGGACCTACTGGCCGCGGCACGCCGGCTGCCGCCAACAGGGACGTTGCGCCCGCTTACCTATGAGACGTTCTTCGGCCTGGTTGCGGCTACCGGCCTGCGGCTTTCGGAGGCGCTGCGCCTGCGATGCGGTGACTTCGACGCCGATGGCGGTACGCTGACAATCAGGCAGACCAAATTCTGCAAGTCCCGTCTCGTGCCACTGCACCCCACGACCATCGCAGCAGTGTCCCAGTACCTCTTGGCACGCCAGCGCTTCATCTCGGCAGAGCCAAACGCGCCCTTATTCGTGTCGCTGTCAGGGACCGCGCTTGCCAAGAAAACCGTGCACTGCGTCTTCGCCCGGCTGCGCGCGGAGCTGGGCTGGGTCGCCCGCGGAACCCTGCCGATGCCGCGCATCCACGACCTGCGTCACAGCTTCGTCTGCCGCCGGGTGACACTGTGGCATGAGACCGGGGCCGACATCGACAACGCGATGCTGGCGCTCTCGACCTATGTCGGTCATACCAAAGTCTCCGACACGTACTGGTATTTGACCGCCGTACCAGACCTGATGGCCGTGGCAGGAAAACGCTTCGAGATGTTCGCAGCGGCGGACGCGGGGGAGGCCAAACATGGCTGA